In one window of Bombus fervidus isolate BK054 chromosome 4, iyBomFerv1, whole genome shotgun sequence DNA:
- the LOC139986350 gene encoding pleiotropic regulator 1-like isoform X1: MDVQRHSVHTLVFRSLKRTHDMFLLNQGTLPPVDPNLQKMKKSVKAKDSYGPVLERVKTNNIMKIQNENENTDPPPPGGIYKYIYESFGGNNNVAVVPYNAIQNNNMVVTTQTNSGGNSVNMSLIIPQKKTPSMAKPKWHAPWKLYRVISGHLGWVRCCAVEPGNEWFATGSADRVIKIWDLATGKLKVSLTGHISSVRGLAFSQRHPYLFSCGEDRQVKCWDLEYNKVIRHYHGHLSAVYSMALHPSIDVLVTAGRDSTARVWDMRTKANVHTLVGHTNTVASVICQTAEPQIVTGSHDCTIRLWDLAAGRSRATLTNHKKSIRAVTFHPSLYMFASASPDNIKQWKCPEGKFIQNLSGHNAIVNCLAVNADGVLVSGADNGTMHLWDWRTGYNFQRLQAPVQPGSMDSEAGVFSITFDMSGTRMITTEADKTIKVYKEDDTATEETHPVNWRPDIIKRRKY, translated from the exons atg gatgtacaaaggcattctgTACATACTCTTGTATTTCGATCTTTAAAGAGAACACATgatatgtttttattaaatcaagGTACTTTACCACCTGTGGACCCTAACTT acaaaaaatgaaaaaatctgTAAAAGCAAAAGACTCTTATGGTCCTGTGCTGGAACGTGTCAAAACTaacaatataatgaaaatacaaaatgaaaatgaaaatacagaTCCTCCTCCACCAGGcggtatttataaatatatat ATGAATCTTTTGGAGGAAATAATAATGTTGCAGTTGTTCCTTATAATGCTATACAAAACAACAATATGGTAGTAACAACGCAAACAAATTCAGGGGGAAATTCAGTTAATATGTCATTAATCATACCACAGAAGAAGACACCATCTATGGCAAAACCTAAGTGGCATGCACCATGGAAattatatagagttattagTGGTCATCTTGGTTGGGTAAGGTGTTGTGCTGTTGAACCAGGAAATGAATGGTTTGCAACAGGATCTGCAGATAGAGTGATTAAA atatGGGATCTTGCAACTGGTAAATTGAAAGTTTCTTTGACTGGTCATATAAGCAGTGTTCGTGGACTTGCATTTTCTCAAAGACAtccatatttattttcttgtgGAGAAGATCGGCAAGTAAAGTGTTGGGATCTTGAGTACAACAAG GTTATAAGACATTATCATGGACATTTATCAGCTGTATATTCCATGGCATTACATCCTAGTATTGATGTATTAGTAACTGCAGGTAGAGATTCTACTGCAAGAGTATGGGATATGCGAACCAAAGCAAATGTACATACACTTGTTGGTCACACTAACACAGTTGCTAGTGTAATTTGTCAAACAGCTGAACCACAG ATTGTCACTGGAAGTCACGATTGCACTATACGATTATGGGATTTAGCTGCTGGAAGATCTAGAGCTACTTTAACAAATCATAAGAAAAGTATAAGAGCTGTGACTTTTCATCCATCACT ATATATGTTCGCATCAGCATCTCCAGATAATATTAAGCAATGGAAATGTCCAGAAGGAAAATTCATTCAGAATTTATCTGGCCATAATGCAATAGTTAATTGTTTAGCTGTTAATGCTGATGGAGTATTAGTTTCTGGAGCAGATAATGGTACTATGCATCTTTGGGACTGGAGAACAgg GTATAATTTTCAACGTTTACAAGCACCCGTTCAACCGGGCTCAATGGATAGTGAAGCTGGAGTATTTAGTATTACATTTGACATGTCTGGTACTCGCATGATTACAACAGAAGCAGATAAAACAATCAAAGTATATAAAGAAGATGATACTGCT acTGAAGAAACGCATCCTGTAAATTGGAGACCAGATATAATAAAGCGGAGAAAATATTAA
- the LOC139986350 gene encoding pleiotropic regulator 1-like isoform X2 — translation MDVQRHSVHTLVFRSLKRTHDMFLLNQGTLPPVDPNLQKMKKSVKAKDSYGPVLERVKTNNIMKIQNENENTDPPPPGDESFGGNNNVAVVPYNAIQNNNMVVTTQTNSGGNSVNMSLIIPQKKTPSMAKPKWHAPWKLYRVISGHLGWVRCCAVEPGNEWFATGSADRVIKIWDLATGKLKVSLTGHISSVRGLAFSQRHPYLFSCGEDRQVKCWDLEYNKVIRHYHGHLSAVYSMALHPSIDVLVTAGRDSTARVWDMRTKANVHTLVGHTNTVASVICQTAEPQIVTGSHDCTIRLWDLAAGRSRATLTNHKKSIRAVTFHPSLYMFASASPDNIKQWKCPEGKFIQNLSGHNAIVNCLAVNADGVLVSGADNGTMHLWDWRTGYNFQRLQAPVQPGSMDSEAGVFSITFDMSGTRMITTEADKTIKVYKEDDTATEETHPVNWRPDIIKRRKY, via the exons atg gatgtacaaaggcattctgTACATACTCTTGTATTTCGATCTTTAAAGAGAACACATgatatgtttttattaaatcaagGTACTTTACCACCTGTGGACCCTAACTT acaaaaaatgaaaaaatctgTAAAAGCAAAAGACTCTTATGGTCCTGTGCTGGAACGTGTCAAAACTaacaatataatgaaaatacaaaatgaaaatgaaaatacagaTCCTCCTCCACCAGGcg ATGAATCTTTTGGAGGAAATAATAATGTTGCAGTTGTTCCTTATAATGCTATACAAAACAACAATATGGTAGTAACAACGCAAACAAATTCAGGGGGAAATTCAGTTAATATGTCATTAATCATACCACAGAAGAAGACACCATCTATGGCAAAACCTAAGTGGCATGCACCATGGAAattatatagagttattagTGGTCATCTTGGTTGGGTAAGGTGTTGTGCTGTTGAACCAGGAAATGAATGGTTTGCAACAGGATCTGCAGATAGAGTGATTAAA atatGGGATCTTGCAACTGGTAAATTGAAAGTTTCTTTGACTGGTCATATAAGCAGTGTTCGTGGACTTGCATTTTCTCAAAGACAtccatatttattttcttgtgGAGAAGATCGGCAAGTAAAGTGTTGGGATCTTGAGTACAACAAG GTTATAAGACATTATCATGGACATTTATCAGCTGTATATTCCATGGCATTACATCCTAGTATTGATGTATTAGTAACTGCAGGTAGAGATTCTACTGCAAGAGTATGGGATATGCGAACCAAAGCAAATGTACATACACTTGTTGGTCACACTAACACAGTTGCTAGTGTAATTTGTCAAACAGCTGAACCACAG ATTGTCACTGGAAGTCACGATTGCACTATACGATTATGGGATTTAGCTGCTGGAAGATCTAGAGCTACTTTAACAAATCATAAGAAAAGTATAAGAGCTGTGACTTTTCATCCATCACT ATATATGTTCGCATCAGCATCTCCAGATAATATTAAGCAATGGAAATGTCCAGAAGGAAAATTCATTCAGAATTTATCTGGCCATAATGCAATAGTTAATTGTTTAGCTGTTAATGCTGATGGAGTATTAGTTTCTGGAGCAGATAATGGTACTATGCATCTTTGGGACTGGAGAACAgg GTATAATTTTCAACGTTTACAAGCACCCGTTCAACCGGGCTCAATGGATAGTGAAGCTGGAGTATTTAGTATTACATTTGACATGTCTGGTACTCGCATGATTACAACAGAAGCAGATAAAACAATCAAAGTATATAAAGAAGATGATACTGCT acTGAAGAAACGCATCCTGTAAATTGGAGACCAGATATAATAAAGCGGAGAAAATATTAA
- the LOC139986116 gene encoding glycosylphosphatidylinositol anchor attachment 1 protein-like — protein sequence MTMGLLTDPTVGSGKIIKFLLKRERPLCFFLYISGIVWILLLALPIFNDNTYFSENALLPGLVTKESNLAQTAKQYYIHLIHEMKRYPDIMPYAWLTAKLNQLHLDVFTHNFTLVYPFQEQQFTGQNIYGIMRAPRAASTEAIVVSVPFRPINSIYLDTAPSIALLLAFAKFCRKQKYWAKDIVFLITEHEQLGIQAWLDAYHGVTSGNEGILVSGDLPGRAGSIQTAINLELHSMKITSIDVKVEGLNGRLPNLDLFNLAQNMIAKEGIRQSFQRRFDVKYKNKFNYWWYHFNTLLMMITSQATGIPTGNHGLFHRFGIEAITLEGFEKPGQQNSNGNFYHIGRIVESIVRSLNNLLERFHQSYFFYLLPSTNTYISIGLYIRSLVLIIAGIFVKAFSIWQRLQVSTSVEDKKNTVIKQSEDDGFDIGVIMSEILWSHICGVVIAISPFPLTYFGKKVNSHTEDSIYFGFVVITILTLMWPFYSRRQMKYKNAALVCVIALVELGTVLMCIAMHNFSLALLIAVIYVPFVFVLPITPKQNLTKSRKMLSFMWVFLHPFMIASLFIMCYTYMYFLSDSLPSILFRGYRATKQAFVFSIMDSMIYGNWLYNVTVSTMFPIWFIFWNILCFNIV from the exons ATGACAATGGGGTTATTAACGGATCCTACGGTAGGAtctggaaaaataataaaatttttattgaaacgaGAACGACCACTTTGTTTCTTCTTATACATTAGCGGCATTGTTTGGATATTACTTCTTGCCTTACCCATATTCAACGATA ATACCTATTTCTCTGAAAATGCTTTATTGCCAGGATTGGTTACAAAAGAAAGTAACTTGGCGCAAACAGcaaaacaatattatatacactTAATCCATGAAATGAAACGATATCCCGATATAATGCCATACGCTTGGTTAACTGCTAAATTAAACCAGCTTCATTTGGATGTTTTTACACATAATTTCACATTAGTATATCCTTTTCAAGAGCAACAG TTTACAGGCCAAAATATATATGGGATTATGAGAGCTCCAAGAGCAGCTAGTACAGAAGCAATTGTAGTTAGCGTCCCTTTTAGACCAATTAACAGTATTTATTTGGATACTGCACCTTCTATTGCTCTTCTTCTTGCATTTGCTAAATTTTGTAGAA AGCAAAAATACTGGGCAAAGGATATTGTATTCCTAATAACAGAACATGAACAATTAGGAATACAAGCGTGGTTGGATGCATATCATGGAGTTACTAGTGGTAACGAAGGTATACTTGTATCTGGAGATCTTCCTGGTCGTGCTGGCTCCATTCAAACTGCTATTAATTTGGAATTACATTCAATGAAGATTACATCTATTGATGTTAAA gTAGAAGGATTAAATGGTCGATTACCCAATTTAGATCTTTTTAATTTGGCACAAAATATGATAGCCAAGGAAGGAATTCGACAATCATTTCAAAGACGTTTtgatgttaaatataaaaataagtttaACTATTGGTGGTATCATTTCAATACACTTCTGATGATGATTACAAGTCAAGCTACTGGAATTCCAACAGGAAATCATGGACTTTTCCATAG GTTCGGTATTGAAGCGATTACTTTAGAAGGTTTTGAAAAGCCTGGTCAACAAAATTctaatggaaatttttatcaCATTGGTCGTATTGTAGAAAGTATAGTACgatcgttaaataatttattagaacgTTTTCATcaatcttattttttttatctgcTTCCATCAACAAATACTTATATTTCTATTG ggCTTTATATAAGATCTTTAGTCTTAATTATTGCTGGGATATTTGTAAAAGCATTTTCTATTTGGCAAAGGCTTCAAGTATCCACTTCTGTAGAAGATAAGAAAAACACCGTTATTAAACAGTCAGAG gATGATGGATTTGACATTGGCGTTATTATGTCAGAAATATTATGGAGCCATATTTGTGGTGTTGTAATTGCAATATCCCCATTCCCACTTACTTATTTTGGTAAAAAAGTAAATTCTCATACAGAAGACTCTATATATTTCGGTTTTGTTGTAATAACTATCTTAACATTAATGTGGCCATTTTATTCTAGAAG acaaatgaaatataaaaatgcagcTTTAGTTTGTGTGATTGCACTAGTAGAGTTGGGTACTGTATTAATGTGCATAGCAAtgcataatttttctttagcACTTCTGATTGCTGTAATTTATGTACCTTTTGTATTTGTTCTACCAATAACACCAAAACAAAATCTCACCAA ATCACGCAAAATGCTTTCTTTTATGTGGGTTTTTCTACATCCATTTATGATTGCAAGTTTATTCATAATGTGTTACACATACATGTATTTTCTTTCTGATTCCCTCCcctcaattttatttcgaggATATCGTGCTACAAAGCAAGCATTTGTTTTTAGTATCATGGATTCGATGATTTATGGGAATTGgttatataatgtaacagtttCCACAATGTTTCCTATTTGGTTTATATTTTGGaacattttatgttttaatataGTATGA